TGTCTGGGAAAACACGAATCCAGAGCTGACCGCCACGGCGTACCGAACGAGTCATGGCTTTTCTTGCTGCTTCAATTTGGCGGGAGTTGATCCAACATGGCTCAAGAGCCTGCAGACCATATTCACCAAACTGCACTTCAACACCACGTGTTTCGCAGCCGGTCATACGACCACGCATTTGTTTGCGATATTTTGTTCTCTTCGGCATCAGCATGTGTCTGTACCCGTTTTATCCTTTTACGTAATTACTGTTGTTCTTCAGTGGGGAGAGCTGTGGTGGTTGTAGGACCGGATCTCTTGCCTCTACGTCCGCCTTTGCCTCTGTCGCCGCGCTCGCCGCGTTCACGATCAGAACGATTTTGTGCATCTTGCGGTCTTTCGGTTTGAGCCTTGATGTTTGGCGGTGACATTTGACCTCTGTCTAATTCACCTCTGAATACCCAAACCTTGCAGCCTATCTTGCCCATCGTTGTATTGGCTTCAGCAAAGCCGTAGTCGATATCAGCTCTTAATGTCTGCAATGGAATACGTCCATCCTTGGACCATTCGGTACGAGCAATTTCAGCTCCGCCCAAGCGA
The Candidatus Obscuribacterales bacterium DNA segment above includes these coding regions:
- the rplP gene encoding 50S ribosomal protein L16 yields the protein MLMPKRTKYRKQMRGRMTGCETRGVEVQFGEYGLQALEPCWINSRQIEAARKAMTRSVRRGGQLWIRVFPDKPCTKKPAETRMGSGKGNPEFWVAVVKPGRVMFEMAGIDAKTAHEALRLAAQKLPVKCRIVDRHAGGAR